A portion of the Deltaproteobacteria bacterium genome contains these proteins:
- a CDS encoding arsenate reductase ArsC has translation MEEKDTGLFNEELSRYQKAKDEGRKTVLFICTANVVRSQMAEALVNHFLKDKWAAFSAGFLPLEIHPMVKKVLQEIGIDPSSQKSKHLDIFKGLKFDQVITLCSDADQVCAYYPGLTEWSHVPFQDPLLTYRISFGGKGLFRELRKKMKRTLIPYLEDL, from the coding sequence ATGGAAGAAAAAGACACCGGACTTTTTAATGAAGAATTAAGTCGATACCAAAAGGCTAAAGACGAAGGACGGAAAACGGTCCTGTTTATTTGCACCGCCAATGTCGTTCGTTCCCAGATGGCCGAGGCCCTGGTCAATCATTTTTTAAAAGATAAGTGGGCGGCTTTTTCAGCCGGTTTTCTGCCCCTGGAGATTCACCCCATGGTCAAAAAAGTTTTACAGGAAATCGGGATCGATCCCTCTTCACAAAAATCCAAACACCTGGATATCTTCAAGGGTTTAAAGTTCGACCAGGTAATTACCCTGTGTTCGGATGCGGATCAGGTGTGCGCCTATTATCCGGGTCTGACTGAATGGAGCCATGTGCCCTTTCAGGATCCGCTTTTGACTTACCGAATATCCTTTGGGGGAAAAGGTCTCTTTCGGGAATTACGGAAAAAAATGAAAAGGACTCTTATCCCTTACCTGGAGGACCTTTAG